A genomic segment from Anticarsia gemmatalis isolate Benzon Research Colony breed Stoneville strain chromosome 14, ilAntGemm2 primary, whole genome shotgun sequence encodes:
- the anchor gene encoding integral membrane protein GPR155 homolog anchor: MEQVVLVEFEDPTDNLYPALFQCFTIILCGYVAGRLNVVSSIESKGIATFVGNFALPSLIFLSLAQLDFSTVNWTFLLAILLAKGLVFFGVMIVTMLVSKPLNLGRAGMFAIFCTQSNDFALGYPIINALYEKSHPEYALYLYLMAPISLAILNPVAFVLMEINKQREQPQIVVEGEPKSNLCKLKLLKQIMKGIAFNPVLVMTVLGILGNIIFKHKLSVYIEGLLEVLGDSFAATALFLLGLRMVGQIHRLKGPALLLPCVLIMVKLIVLPVVMRESVSALKAGANDSETLSLSTYAFLYGTIPTAPAVFVFSNLYQLEIDLMASSMVICTFLSAPMMFMSAQMISINKDYAVQLKRFGFDLSIVALVASLWILFVFIITKKYKRMPHRLTLCLIVSQLFLAISVIWGGPLTTYTPSWHATTQQAMRIFSMYSCLLWTSMLSVGILMLQSRGPCFVVTLWPVLGFVAWGAPAVMIVVLLATKGDGDLECKATDAIRLCLLVFCLTVTTGCLMLYIRFRRRSAQFASLSAEVASTSSPQEESTSLIDNAEPTSQTQSVSANGCYGTITASPSPSKQGGCCSDDPNCQNGLEASNDIEDLGNTIKDCACPPSQKHRCTVPGACQYLTDLEHAAGALGLLPPEQSRGRGGQLLKHTVLIIVYSLSMFIGITYTTWSMMARDESGVFVEIQFLDIVANYGQALVMFILFGLDPEEILIPSVRFLKNKWYGGDTVILPAIEDLSFETKHVCDQFITHHLERCREAIAKDTRWRMRTYRGVFRGSCLVRWLISCGLAKHEHDALQYGRHLLDGRLIAHVNNAHHFTNSPLLYTFK, from the exons atgGAGCAAGTGGTACTTGTTGAATTTGAAGATCCTACTGATAATTTGTATCCAGCCTTGTTTCAATGTTTCACCATCATTTTATGCGG CTATGTAGCTGGTCGCCTCAATGTCGTATCATCAATAGAATCGAAGGGCATTGCTACATTTGTAGGAAACTTTGCTTTGCCATCTctgatatttttatcattgGCTCAACTGGACTTCAGCACTGTCAACTGGACATTCCTTCTAGCAATTCTATTAGCTAAAGGACTTGTTTTCTTTGGAGTCATGATAGTTACAATGCTGGTATCTAAACCATTAAATTTGGGAAGAGCTGGGATGTTCGCTATATTCTGTACGCAAAGTAATGATTTCGCATTGGGATACCCCATAA TTAATGCATTATATGAAAAATCACATCCAGAATATGCTTTGTACCTTTATTTGATGGCTCCTATCTCCCTTGCAATATTGAACCCAGTAGCATTTGTGTTAATGGAAATTAACAAGCAAAGAGAGCAACCCCAAATAGTGGTGGAGGGTGAACCAAAGTCTAATCTTTGTAAACTGAAACTGTTGAAGCAAATAATGAAAGGTATTGCGTTTAATCCTGTCCTTGTTATGACCGTACTGGGCATTCTTGGTAACATTATATTCAAACACAAACTATCTGTCTACATAGAAGGGCTTTTGGAG GTTCTTGGGGATTCTTTTGCAGCAACAGCCTTGTTTTTACTGGGCCTTCGTATGGTCGGACAAATACACAGGCTGAAAGGCCCTGCACTGTTACTTCCTTGTGTTCTAATCATGGTGAAGTT GATTGTATTACCAGTAGTAATGAGAGAAAGTGTAAGTGCATTGAAGGCCGGCGCTAATGACTCGGAAACCCTATCACTATCTACATACGCTTTCCTCTACGGAACCATACCGACGGCGCCCGCTGTGTTCGTGTTCTCTAACTTATATCAACTGGAAATTGATTTG ATGGCGTCATCAATGGTGATCTGTACTTTCCTCTCGGCTCCCATGATGTTCATGTCAGCGCAAATGATATCAATAAACAAGGACTACGCGGTGCAACTAAAGAGGTTCGGCTTCGACCTGTCCATAGTGGCATTGGTTGCCTCTCTCTGGATATTGTTCGTGTTTATCATAACGAAGAAGTATAAACGTATGCCGCATAGACTGACGCTATGCTTGATTGTGTCGCAg TTATTCCTAGCAATAAGCGTGATCTGGGGCGGGCCCTTGACAACGTACACGCCGTCATGGCACGCGACCACACAGCAAGCGATGCGCATCTTTAGCATGTACTCGTGCCTGCTATGGACCTCTATGCTCTCCGTTGGAATTCTCATGTTACAG agcCGTGGACCATGTTTCGTTGTGACACTATGGCCGGTGCTTGGGTTCGTGGCTTGGGGGGCGCCGGCTGTGATGATCGTTGTATTACTGGCTACTAAGGGCGACGGTGACTTGGAGTGCAAGGCCACTGATGCCATACGACTTTGTCTGCTGGTATTCTGTCTTACTG tgacgacaggaTGTCTGATGCTGTACATCAGGTTCAGACGTCGTAGTGCTCAGTTCGCGTCGCTGTCGGCCGAAGTGGCGTCTACTTCGAGTCCACAGGAGGAGTCCACCAGTCTGATTGATAATGCTGAACCCACCTCTCAGACGCAATCTGTCTCTGCCAACg gTTGTTACGGAACGATCACAGCTTCTCCCTCACCCAGTAAGCAAGGTGGATGTTGTTCAGATGATCCAAACTGCCAGAACGGATTGGAAGCCTCCAATGACATTGAAGACTTGGGCAATACCATCAA GGACTGCGCGTGTCCCCCGTCTCAGAAGCACCGCTGCACGGTGCCGGGCGCGTGCCAGTACCTCACGGACCTGGAGCACGCGGCCGGCGCGCTGGGCCTGCTGCCGCCCGAGCAGAGCCGGGGCCGCGGCGGACAGCTGCTCAAGCACACTGTACTCATTATTGTGTACAGCTTGAGCATGTTTATC GGTATTACCTACACGACCTGGTCCATGATGGCAAGGGACGAGAGCGGAGTGTTCGTCGAGATACAGTTCTTGGATATAGTGGCCAACTACGGACAGGCTCTAGTCATGTTCATATTGTTCGGACTCGACCCCGAGGAAATATTGATACCGTCTGTGCGATTCTTGAAGAATAAATG GTATGGAGGAGACACAGTAATACTACCAGCTATTGAAGATCTGAGCTTTGAAACTAAACATGTGTGCGATCAATTTATTACGCACCACCTCGAGCGCTGCAGGGAGGCTATTGCTAAGGACACCAG GTGGCGTATGCGCACGTACCGCGGCGTGTTCCGCGGCTCGTGCCTGGTGCGCTGGCTCATCAGCTGCGGGCTCGCCAAGCACGAGCACGACGCGCTGCAGTACGGCCGCCACCTGCTGGACGGACGACTCATCGCGCACGTCAACAACGCGCACCACTTCACCAACTCGCCGCTGCTCTACACCTTCAAGTAA
- the LOC142978226 gene encoding uncharacterized protein LOC142978226 isoform X1, whose product MQYNGFHNQHPIFRPRPDRNEQFGKIPFFNGLHDFGGPKNFGPRNMGNKNNFRPRNDFNGMRNDFNNQKNENGGNQGDFGGPKDYNKMKNYNNQPMKKNEYDADKAAGNMQFYNGKNDFGGPKQNFPKNNFGPKNFNQNGQQNFGPKKVFNVNNVQQQLDFNGKQRGKKTKHPGDSLVKPMWDLSKLEPIQKDFYKPHANVDGRSDEDVQKFRVSKEITVSGNNIPRPNQIFDEGNFPDHIMNTIKEQGWAEPTGIQAQGWPIALSGRDMVGIASTGSGKTLAYMLPAAVHIVHQQRIQRGDGPIALILAPTRELAQQIQSVAQSYSARGCIRNTCLFGGSPKGPQARDLERGVEIVIATPGRLIDFLERGTTNLRRCTYLVLDEADRMLDMGFEPQIRKIIEQIRPDRQVLMWSATWPKEIQALAEDFLTDYVKVNIGSLNLSANNNIKQIIEICEEHEKELKLTNLLKDISLERDNKVIVFVETKKKVDDIARAVRRKGHKALAIHGDKSQIERDAVLTEFRNGATSILIATDVAARGLDVEDVKFVINFDYPNSSEDYIHRIGRTGRCQQSGTAYTYFTSGDARQARGLLAVLRETGQNPPAKLTEMARNNNNNSGRNRWQQRKENNSGASSPRQQNNQWNNKMANGNAEESQNMYQNRGANQQAPRFSNQNQGNPGYRQNNYQKQVPFPSPNVFESMGSYQGGYNNGYQNGYNNQNGYGQRPYNNMRNGQQQYRNNNNGGNKNNGTGSSYGSPPPHFATPQHYPQMHPHHQEMLGGKFYGGGVGGGGPCGYQAAVGVSGPYAHLPPGPLLYATPVQQ is encoded by the exons ATGCAGTACAACGGATTCCACAACCAACATCCCAT ttTCAGACCACGACCAGACCGGAATGAACAATTCGGAAAAATACCCTTCTTTAATGGGTTGCATGATTTTGGAGGGCCTAAAAATTTTGGACCCCGAAATATGGGTAACAAAAACAACTTTCGGCCCAGAAATGACTTTAATGGCATGAGGAATGATTTTAACAACCAGAAAAATGAGAATGGTGGAAACCAAGGCGATTTTGGGGGTCcaaaagattataataaaatgaagaacTACAATAATCAGCCCATGAAGAAAAATGAATATGATGCAGACAAGGCAGCAGGAAATATGCAGTTTTACAATGGCAAGAATGATTTTGGTGGACCAAAACAAAATTTCcccaaaaataattttggcCCCAAAAACTTCAATCAAAATGGACAACAAAACTTTGGACCTAAGAAAGTGTTCAATGTTAACAATGTTCAGCAACAACTTGATTTCAATGGAAAGCAACGTGGCAAAAAAACCAAACATCCTGGTGACAGTTTAGTTAAGCCCATGTGGGATTTATCAAAACTTGAGCCAATCCAGAAAGATTTCTATAAGCCTCATGCTAATGTAGATGGCCGTTCTGATGAAGATGTACAGAAGTTCAGGGTTTCTAAGGAAATCACTGTCAGCGGTAATAATATCCCACGTCCCAACCAAATTTTTGATGAAGGAAACTTTCCTGATCACATAATGAACACCATTAAGGAACAGGGTTGGGCTGAACCCACTGGCATTCAAGCTCAGGGATGGCCAATTGCCTTGTCCGGTCGGGACATGGTTGGTATTGCTTCAACTGGGTCAGGTAAAACACTTGCGTACATGCTTCCTGCTGCTGTACACATTGTGCATCAACAGCGTATTCAACGTGGAGATGGCCCAATTGCACTTATTCTTGCACCTACCAGAGAACTGGCACAGCAAATTCAATCTGTTGCACAAAGCTACAGTGCACGCGGATGCATTAGGAACACTTGTCTGTTTGGAGGTTCGCCTAAAGGTCCTCAAGCTAGAGATTTAGAGCGTGGTGTTGAAATTGTCATTGCTACTCCTGGGCGATTGATTGACTTCTTAGAGCGCGGTACAACAAATCTGCGCCGATGCACTTATCTAGTACTTGATGAGGCAGATAGAATGTTAGACATGGGTTTCGAGCCCCAAATCCGTAAGATTATTGAACAGATCCGCCCAGATCGCCAAGTGTTGATGTGGTCTGCTACATGGCCTAAGGAAATTCAGGCTCTTGCTGAAGATTTCTTAACTGACTATGTCAAAGTAAATATTGGCTCATTGAATTTGTCAgctaataataacattaaacagATTATTGAGATTTGTGAAGAACACGAGAAAGAGCTTAAGCTGACCAATTTATTGAAGGACATTTCGCTTGAGCGGGATAACAAAGTTATCGTATTCGTGGAGACAAAGAAAAAG GTGGACGATATTGCTCGTGCTGTGCGTCGCAAGGGACACAAGGCTCTCGCTATACATGGTGATAAATCTCAGATTGAACGCGACGCAGTTTTGACGGAGTTTAGAAACGGGGCTACCAGTATACTAATTGCCACCGATGTCGCTGCACGTGGTCTTGACGTCGAAGATGTTAAATTCGTGATTAACTTCGACTACCCTAATTCTTCTGAAGATTACATTCACAGAATTG GTCGCACTGGCCGTTGTCAGCAATCTGGTACAGCCTACACTTACTTCACTAGTGGTGATGCTCGTCAAGCTCGCGGCTTACTTGCTGTACTTCGTGAAACTGGACAAAATCCTCCTGCTAAGCTGACTGAGATGGCCCGCAACAATAACAACAATTCAg gacGTAACCGTTGGCAACAGCGCAAAGAAAATAACAGTGGAGCCAGTTCACCACGCCAGCAAAACAACCAGTGGAACAATAAAATGGCCAATGGCAATGCTGAAGAGAGTCAGAATATGTATCAAAACAGGGGAGCTAATCAACAAGCTCCTCGATTCTCTAATCAGAACCAGGGCAATCCAGGTTATCGGCAGAACAACTATCAGAAACAAGTGCCCTTCCCAAGTCCAAACGTTTTCGAGTCCATGGGCAGTTATCAAGGAGGATATAATAATGGATATCAAAATGGATACAATAACCAAAATGGGTATGGCCAACGACCATACAAca acATGCGAAATGGACAACAACAGTACCGCAATAATAACAATGGTGGTAACAAAAACAATGGGACTGGATCATCATATGGATCACCGCCTCCTCATTTCGCCACACCACAGCATTACCCTCAGATGCATCCCCATCACCAGGAAATGCTAg GTGGCAAATTTTATGGCGGTGGAGTCGGCGGTGGCGGTCCTTGCGGCTACCAAGCAGCCGTGGGTGTGAGCGGCCCCTACGCACACTTACCTCCTGGCCCTCTGCTGTATGCTACCCCAGTGcagcaataa
- the LOC142978226 gene encoding uncharacterized protein LOC142978226 isoform X2: MQYNGFHNQHPIPRPDRNEQFGKIPFFNGLHDFGGPKNFGPRNMGNKNNFRPRNDFNGMRNDFNNQKNENGGNQGDFGGPKDYNKMKNYNNQPMKKNEYDADKAAGNMQFYNGKNDFGGPKQNFPKNNFGPKNFNQNGQQNFGPKKVFNVNNVQQQLDFNGKQRGKKTKHPGDSLVKPMWDLSKLEPIQKDFYKPHANVDGRSDEDVQKFRVSKEITVSGNNIPRPNQIFDEGNFPDHIMNTIKEQGWAEPTGIQAQGWPIALSGRDMVGIASTGSGKTLAYMLPAAVHIVHQQRIQRGDGPIALILAPTRELAQQIQSVAQSYSARGCIRNTCLFGGSPKGPQARDLERGVEIVIATPGRLIDFLERGTTNLRRCTYLVLDEADRMLDMGFEPQIRKIIEQIRPDRQVLMWSATWPKEIQALAEDFLTDYVKVNIGSLNLSANNNIKQIIEICEEHEKELKLTNLLKDISLERDNKVIVFVETKKKVDDIARAVRRKGHKALAIHGDKSQIERDAVLTEFRNGATSILIATDVAARGLDVEDVKFVINFDYPNSSEDYIHRIGRTGRCQQSGTAYTYFTSGDARQARGLLAVLRETGQNPPAKLTEMARNNNNNSGRNRWQQRKENNSGASSPRQQNNQWNNKMANGNAEESQNMYQNRGANQQAPRFSNQNQGNPGYRQNNYQKQVPFPSPNVFESMGSYQGGYNNGYQNGYNNQNGYGQRPYNNMRNGQQQYRNNNNGGNKNNGTGSSYGSPPPHFATPQHYPQMHPHHQEMLGGKFYGGGVGGGGPCGYQAAVGVSGPYAHLPPGPLLYATPVQQ, translated from the exons ATGCAGTACAACGGATTCCACAACCAACATCCCAT ACCACGACCAGACCGGAATGAACAATTCGGAAAAATACCCTTCTTTAATGGGTTGCATGATTTTGGAGGGCCTAAAAATTTTGGACCCCGAAATATGGGTAACAAAAACAACTTTCGGCCCAGAAATGACTTTAATGGCATGAGGAATGATTTTAACAACCAGAAAAATGAGAATGGTGGAAACCAAGGCGATTTTGGGGGTCcaaaagattataataaaatgaagaacTACAATAATCAGCCCATGAAGAAAAATGAATATGATGCAGACAAGGCAGCAGGAAATATGCAGTTTTACAATGGCAAGAATGATTTTGGTGGACCAAAACAAAATTTCcccaaaaataattttggcCCCAAAAACTTCAATCAAAATGGACAACAAAACTTTGGACCTAAGAAAGTGTTCAATGTTAACAATGTTCAGCAACAACTTGATTTCAATGGAAAGCAACGTGGCAAAAAAACCAAACATCCTGGTGACAGTTTAGTTAAGCCCATGTGGGATTTATCAAAACTTGAGCCAATCCAGAAAGATTTCTATAAGCCTCATGCTAATGTAGATGGCCGTTCTGATGAAGATGTACAGAAGTTCAGGGTTTCTAAGGAAATCACTGTCAGCGGTAATAATATCCCACGTCCCAACCAAATTTTTGATGAAGGAAACTTTCCTGATCACATAATGAACACCATTAAGGAACAGGGTTGGGCTGAACCCACTGGCATTCAAGCTCAGGGATGGCCAATTGCCTTGTCCGGTCGGGACATGGTTGGTATTGCTTCAACTGGGTCAGGTAAAACACTTGCGTACATGCTTCCTGCTGCTGTACACATTGTGCATCAACAGCGTATTCAACGTGGAGATGGCCCAATTGCACTTATTCTTGCACCTACCAGAGAACTGGCACAGCAAATTCAATCTGTTGCACAAAGCTACAGTGCACGCGGATGCATTAGGAACACTTGTCTGTTTGGAGGTTCGCCTAAAGGTCCTCAAGCTAGAGATTTAGAGCGTGGTGTTGAAATTGTCATTGCTACTCCTGGGCGATTGATTGACTTCTTAGAGCGCGGTACAACAAATCTGCGCCGATGCACTTATCTAGTACTTGATGAGGCAGATAGAATGTTAGACATGGGTTTCGAGCCCCAAATCCGTAAGATTATTGAACAGATCCGCCCAGATCGCCAAGTGTTGATGTGGTCTGCTACATGGCCTAAGGAAATTCAGGCTCTTGCTGAAGATTTCTTAACTGACTATGTCAAAGTAAATATTGGCTCATTGAATTTGTCAgctaataataacattaaacagATTATTGAGATTTGTGAAGAACACGAGAAAGAGCTTAAGCTGACCAATTTATTGAAGGACATTTCGCTTGAGCGGGATAACAAAGTTATCGTATTCGTGGAGACAAAGAAAAAG GTGGACGATATTGCTCGTGCTGTGCGTCGCAAGGGACACAAGGCTCTCGCTATACATGGTGATAAATCTCAGATTGAACGCGACGCAGTTTTGACGGAGTTTAGAAACGGGGCTACCAGTATACTAATTGCCACCGATGTCGCTGCACGTGGTCTTGACGTCGAAGATGTTAAATTCGTGATTAACTTCGACTACCCTAATTCTTCTGAAGATTACATTCACAGAATTG GTCGCACTGGCCGTTGTCAGCAATCTGGTACAGCCTACACTTACTTCACTAGTGGTGATGCTCGTCAAGCTCGCGGCTTACTTGCTGTACTTCGTGAAACTGGACAAAATCCTCCTGCTAAGCTGACTGAGATGGCCCGCAACAATAACAACAATTCAg gacGTAACCGTTGGCAACAGCGCAAAGAAAATAACAGTGGAGCCAGTTCACCACGCCAGCAAAACAACCAGTGGAACAATAAAATGGCCAATGGCAATGCTGAAGAGAGTCAGAATATGTATCAAAACAGGGGAGCTAATCAACAAGCTCCTCGATTCTCTAATCAGAACCAGGGCAATCCAGGTTATCGGCAGAACAACTATCAGAAACAAGTGCCCTTCCCAAGTCCAAACGTTTTCGAGTCCATGGGCAGTTATCAAGGAGGATATAATAATGGATATCAAAATGGATACAATAACCAAAATGGGTATGGCCAACGACCATACAAca acATGCGAAATGGACAACAACAGTACCGCAATAATAACAATGGTGGTAACAAAAACAATGGGACTGGATCATCATATGGATCACCGCCTCCTCATTTCGCCACACCACAGCATTACCCTCAGATGCATCCCCATCACCAGGAAATGCTAg GTGGCAAATTTTATGGCGGTGGAGTCGGCGGTGGCGGTCCTTGCGGCTACCAAGCAGCCGTGGGTGTGAGCGGCCCCTACGCACACTTACCTCCTGGCCCTCTGCTGTATGCTACCCCAGTGcagcaataa